In Parasteatoda tepidariorum isolate YZ-2023 chromosome 8, CAS_Ptep_4.0, whole genome shotgun sequence, the DNA window TAGTTACATCAGACATCCAGCTTTCATTAGCATGGGGGCAGTTACACTCGTCCAAACCATTCTCTTTGTCATGATTAGAGATTTTTCGCAGCGTTCTGTGAGGTAGgaaggtactttatttacgccACACTAGAACTGcaaatgggctattggcgacagtctgagAGATATCACTGATGATAGTCCGAAGACATTCCATGATAATTTTGATCTTATGCAGAAGGGGATTGCtcctctgctttggtagcccaacaATCTATGTATGAAGTCGAgcaccaataccgcacacctttGGTTTCTATGCACGCTGATCAGAGGGGTCACCCACCCATTTTCTGACAGCAGTGAGTGATGCTCGACTTCGGTGTTCTTCTGGGAACCATGTCCTTACTATCAGTACATTGCGGATCCAGCATTCCATAAGAATGGCCTCATTCAAAATTGCATACGCGAATTTCTTAAAAGCAGCGAGAACCATTCACTAATATTACGAATACAGCAAGAATAGcctctatattttatttccttcgcaCTATTGGCTGCTTCACATCGATAACGAAAGCTAGAATGTAGTAgcaaagatttattttacaagtGAAAGTTGTACTTCAactttcattgttatttttaaaagttgatgaTGGTGTTGTGTagattttgagaatttttatttatgtatgaaaataaattttaaaacacagaaCTTGTATCTATAATgctaattcataattaatttttaccattttataagctggtaaaatttttaaagttctaatTAGATATGGCGAGACGGAATGTGtctcaaaacaaaattactactggttctttagaaaaaatagttgGTGTAAATTCTGGGAAAAAAACTCCGTTATATGATTATGATGTAAGTATATAGGATAAATAATGAAGTAACGTAAACCATCTGCGGATTAATATTATGctatgaaaaaaggaaattgcTTTGTGCTCTTGTTTGCTATGTCAACAATGCAAgcgaatatattttattttgtgctaaAATTACTATGATAAAGTTTAAGTTTTGCTCAAACTAGGGAAATTTCACATTTGTCTTAAATATCTCAGTTAGATTTGGAAAGATTTTGTCTGAGTAGGGACAGATATAACTGCCAATTATAAGTACCATATGCAAACAATTTTTGTCGCAGTGGTAATGGAATTAACAGCGTTGCAAACTTTTTGGGAAAATTATCTGTATCTTCTTTAGCATTAATATATTGCtttgtaatttattgaaaatgagaGTATTTTCTTTTATCCAAATATACAGAATACATGgcatagttaaaatttgttgAGTTAATCTAGAAAgactgaaagatattttaaaaaatatgatgagACACAATTAAATGTCAGCATATTACTGGAaactataaagatttttaatctaTCACAAATTATTGGAAAGATTACtgtaggggtgcacaacctttttgagtgaagtgCAAAGTATTTAGACAGACATGTTGACAGCAATTGTAGGCCGTCATTGTTATAAAAACATCATTGTTCTTGGCAATAAATTCTTCTAAAAAGTTAACtttgtaatatatttcaaaaaaattaaattctttaaatgtttaaaattagaaactgcAATATTGATTACTCAGAAAAAATCAGAACCAAtttcttagaaaagaaaattagataaattgaaataattaaaaactatgggaaaattcatactttttttattatgttacataatacaaaaatctatttaaaaagtttgtccatagaatcaaatttaaaaaaaaaaagttctagttattaaaataaatgcaagttaaatactttgatttaaagaaagtttataaggagcaaaatgattaaaatttaaacggaAAATAAGATTCTACATTTAGtaggtaatatattttaatttaaatttttttttttttttaaattaattgtaataggCAGGACCTAAGAGAGggaagaaaaggaaagaaagaaaactttaattttgaaggaactgtttttcttaataataaagaacTAGTATTAAGATacctatttacaattttttatggcCAATACTTTTCGACATGGCACttactatttacaattaatacacatatatattaacaattaattaaaacttacattacTTTACGAAActtatctttattatattttttcagagttaaaatttattgccatACAAATCATTTCCCAGCATATAatcataaatgatataaaatggtCTAAGAAGGtagaaaatggtttaaaaaatttctttatggtTATCCtgcaatttgcaaaatttttaaatattgtgataattttatctttttgatcATGTGATACTTTTTTGCCCCATTAAATGAAAACctaaagattttgttttaagactgttgtgtaattttgaacatgcCAAATTCATTCTGGAAAACAGTCTTTTGACAGAAGCTGTTGTTGTGGGTAGTATTAAACATAGGGAAAATAACTTAATCAGTTTTTGGAACCAGTCCCTGATGGTGTTCTTCCtttcctgatttttaaattgcgtgaataCAAATAGtgatgtgttatttttaaattgcttgaatACAAATTGCtatatgtgatttttaaactgCGTTAATAAAAACGTAATGCATGGTTTTGaaatcgtgtgaatatgaattgagatgtatgtttttaaattatgaaaagaaaactcacaatgtatgatttttaaaacttgtgaaTATTAATCACGCTGTGTGGTATTGAAATCTCGTGAAGATGAATTGTGATGgaggatttttaaatctcgttaaAGTTAATATGAAATGCGCtgtgtaattttaatatcatgtaAATACGAATTACGATGTGTGACTTTTAAATTGcgagaagaataaaaaataatgattcttaAAATGCGTAAATATGAAGCGTGGTAAGTGACAACCAAAAATTAGGTTGGGTGTGTGTTGTTAAATTTGCATGTGTTCATGGGACTAACTAATATGCAcgtgttttgaattattttttgcaaaagagATTgcgtttaatataaatttcacacAGCTcgttttgtgttaaaaaaatttcttgcacgTGTTTTGAATGTGTGTATGCACgtgttttgaattatattttgcaaaagagATTgcgtttaatataaatttcacacatatcgttttttttttgtaaaaaaattttcttcggtAAAGGTGTTGATTTTGCTAAGATACGTAATTcctttttaagttacaaaaataatttcaaacagaaTCGAATTTCACAAGTTGtaatattgtgttaaaatatCAGGATATTCAAAATCCCAACtaaaaatgcagcaataatgggaaagaaaaaaacacttccaaaaaaaattatattcatgttAGAATCAGCACAAATAGAGCTCgtgaaaagcaattattttgatGCGCGATTCAAAATTTGTGTGCTGTCAAactatagtattaaaaatatcagattttttttaaaacactggGACGATCGTAGTAATGCCTATCAAAAAACTATCTAAATCCGTTTAGATTTCTGATGAAATTGGCGGAAATAAAGCGCGTCAAAAAGTGGTGTATTTAAATGggggttttaaaattaaaatgttgcaatagagtataaaaaatatcgggaCTTTCTATATCCTGCAGAAATATGTaacaataattactaaaataacgattgaaaaataatttaatttgtgattAAAATCGGCACAATTAAACCACgtcaaaaaatggttatttaaatgattgattCTTTACTTGCGATTTGTAATAATATCATgctaaaatatcgaaatttaaaaatccacaGCCAAATGGGTAGCAATAACTGCTGAAAAAACGATAAACAATCATTTAGATTTGCTAGGAGGTTTGCGTAAATAAAGCTTCTCATAACTTTATAATATCACAATTTCAGAAACTATGTGAAATTGGGTAGCAATAACCACCGAAAAGTCAATGGATTTATGATGAATTCGGGAGACAGAGCGTCAAAAGTGATAACTAAAATTCGAGATTTGCACGTCATAATAAtgacgtattaaaaatattggaatttccgAAACTGTGTAAATCTGTAGCCATCaagaaaaagtgataaaaaaactgaattgatTGAAATTAGGTGGGTCAAAAACTAAAATgcgtaaatttcaaatttccaagttttttatttttcaaaaaaaaaactggaattatttagaaaattttttgttcagatTGCTGCTGTGGGCCATACAACGAGGGTTGGCAAgccgcaggttgtgcacccctagtaTACTGTGACATATTTTCGAAAGAGTAAAAAGACTTATGTGCTTTGTTATATCAGCTTGCATTTACAGATTTTTAAGATAGTGCTAATAAGCAAAACGTGTTGATATTTTACAcctgattgaaaattttattatgataaaatgttAAAGTCTGTTTTTACGATgctaaaagtttataaataaattttaatcctcttttgtaatttaaatgacCTTTATTTTATAGATGATTGTTGAATTGTATGTTATGTTTTAGGTAATACTTGGACGTTCTAAAACTGCTTATATAAGTAGCCAAGACCCAAATGTGTCAAGAAACCACTGTTCTCTGAAATATACTCCAAATGGATGGTTAATAAAAGATTTAGGAGTAAGTGTTTTGTGtaatattgtttgttttgatttagtattttaattcagTCCCTaaagattaaaacttttttccctTTCCTATTGCAGAGTGTCAACGGGACTTACATTGACAATGTTCGAATTCCTTCTAATGAACATGTTCCACTCACTTCTGgctgttcaatatattttggaCCAAAGGAAGATGCACCAGAAGGATATAAATTTGAAGGTgccaaagtaagaaaaattgctAATTACCAGTTTGTCTCTTTGaaacttttgttttgaattgaGACATTGTTTAACTGAAAACCACTATACAAGTTcagtttttaataagatttgttTGTATCTATATAAAGATAGTAGAACACTCTTTTTGCTGgtaaaaatgttgaaacaaaGTAATAGGTGCTAAGAAGCAAGTTTgaggctgattttttttttttttttgtattatgtgCAATTATCACCAGATTGATACTCGTCATTGATATGAGGtagatttctaatttatttttagacatttttgcATTCTTGTGCTGGAAACCAACTTTTCTTCATATTCAATGGAGACAATTTGTTGTGCAAGgaaatttttatctgattttgttcaattatcaatatcattatatttcagTTGTTAAAccagatttaatttatatgtttttgtgtAAATGACCAGCTGCGTTTTGAGGATTTATTGCTCTATTTAGTTTACAGGTTTAgctattaattgatttaaatttttttttttttttttgaacttgctatgcaagtttaattaattgatttcagTTTCAATATGTGTTAAGGGTGTTTTGCaggcttttaataattatgagttttctttttggaaactcaatttgttatttaaaacattttattgcttttcacGATCAGTGTATAATGTTTaagctgtttttttcttcttcatatacCTTCATCAAATTGTAACTTTATTATttccatgaaaaattaaaatgtttctaaataaataaacataactatagttttaatatctttttaacatTCAGATTTATTATGTacgaaaaattaagaagaaactaaagaacaaatttaaaagaaagatttgtcctttattattctataaaattctGTATTATGAATCTGAGAGCAAATGTCTGCACTTAAAGTTATAAGATGTAATTTGCAAAAAGGTCATGCAAAATGGTATTGGTCAAATTGCAAAGTGGTAAGTTAATGAAAGCGGAAGTGCAGTGTGAAACTCTGAAGCTGTGAGCTTTTGTTGGAACactaactgttttttttctccttctataTAAAGTTTGTATTGAAGCAAGATATTTTTTGACACCtctcttattttaattgttttaggaCTTAATTTTGATACTGTTAATTAAGCAGAATAATAATGTTTACATTCTCTTTATTTTACAGCTCTCAAATGGTGAAAATGAGCTGGGGAAAAGAGCTTCCcgtaaaaattactgttctCAGAAATCCTCTGACACTAAAGCTGTTAAAAGAAAAGCTTCTCCTACTGGCATGCCTCCCCAGAACAGCTCAGAAAAAAGGACTGTGATTGATGTGATTGGTGTTCCAGCTGTTGGAAACTCGAATCTCttagtaaaatcaaataatcaCAGCTGTGAAGAGGACGGTTATCACACTGATTCTTCTATATCAAGTTTAGACAGTTTAAAAACTAGAATACGTAAAGCCAATTCATCTcaaaagaagaaggaaaagcGAGCAAGATTCTGTCGGGAGGACAATTTAATTGGTCCATCCACTTCAACTGGTCTCTTTCGGCCAGTACCTGGTCTTGAAAGATTGCCTTTCCAAGTAAGGAATTTAATATTACTAGTACAGTAGACATTCTTTATAATACAAACCTTGAAATCTGGTACtagcattttattgaattttatgttttatagatCAGTTCACTCATCTTTAAACTTACCTACTAAATATGGCAGTATTAGTGTGTAAAAGATCAatcttaaaatgctttaaaataatatttggttacaaataattaaaaatataaactatgcatttaagtatttaaaatttacagtaattaattcaatgagaaaaaaaattgcatttgcaATTTTCTGCATCATTAGAATTAGtaacaaacaaattaatcaattttggtttgtttagcttttgaaatttaaacctcTTAGCAAAttgtgtaataaattaatagttctTAGTTATAGAAATTACTTAATTGcaagttttattgcttttaacttcaaaactaGTGTGGCTTTTGCAGAATTGCAGCTTATAGGGAATTGCAGTTTATGGAATTATGTTATATAGATGTTCTATTgtataataaatgctttttgtttGTCAGTAATGATTGTCAAaccttatattttgaatgattctaaaactaaatattttttaatacgcttttttcttcttcgaacTACTTTATGACAGGCcattgagaaataatattaaataaataattttaagtactaaacaaaatatgaagtaagcatgtaaataattagaaattgaaaGTGTAACTTGTATAGTTGTATCCTATtgagaaaacataaatatatgataaaattttatggaagtattgcaatcaaaattagttttatgtaatttattatgaatctTTATCTGtctgaaaattataagtttctACACAaagtttgcaataattttataattagatcATTTGATAATTGTGcttgaagttaaaatttacaaataggTGTTGATCACAAAATTGCTACAGTATtgttaatacatttattatactttattaaattataaatttcgaaatatattattatttatatttgtgataccattataggcattacatatttcctgggttttaaattttataaatttaattttttttaatcattcttaaaaatgttatgattaaattaaatcagttatttaatttttttctcattttatgaAGAGCGAATATAAATagtacctttatttattttttttaacagtcaaTGTAACAACTAACTCTTTAttcaattgagaaaaaaaaacttatagtatATAACTTATTGAGTATCATGCAAAatgaatatcaatttttaaacaaaatcttatCTTCTCTAAGCTGCTTTATTCTTTTACGACAAAAATGTTTCTGTTACAGGGTTATATTAAATTCCCCTGTGGCAGAATTCTTTCTGGCTTTCTGCGGCAAATCTCCTGTACCCCTGGGGGTGCGCGTGCCACACTTTGGAAAACACTGCATTAGTCCAAccattggatgtttttaaaaaggtttttaaaaaagaagaaaagaaaaaaaattgtcattacatttatgctaaaaaatttttccgCCTAAAATGTTGAACTCCTGAAGAGTATCTTTGAGAAAGACACCATTgttaagaactttaaaagtaacttgctaaataaaagaatgtgttggatttttgctcattttttcaatctaaaataaaGACTTGATAATGGCCCACGATTGTTATGGCTTAacattattatgtatattttgaaacacaatacttactatattttattttgtattcacattttgtattcttcatttatattgatcgattcatatttattttatatttcttttcattattattatttcattataaatttatctatgatattataatatttcttttattttatgattatgaccttcaatttttaaaacattttgattttttttcttctcttcaacTGTTAAAGATTCgtcattattttaagttattctgACCCTGtgtaaagataaattttgactatttttgaaaGACCAATTCTAAAGACTTGTAATTCAGATCAGTGGGATTTGCTTCTGAGTGTAAGCCtgcaagaaataattattttatgtgagAGTTATATGTGAAAGTTATGTAGAGTTGaatgtatagtttttaattatccaTTAAGTAAGCTattaaatgaagattaaaacATGTAGGAcacaatattaaagaaaatgatattttaactaCTGAATCTAGTGAATTTCaggctttttaaatatttttgctatgtaacttttttttgaatctttaactccatttttaatataagtggAGTGATACCccatgacaatttaaaaaaagaaaaaatgaatatgttttgctattttaatagAAGCagttcaattacttttaatttacataatttttttatcatcagtGTTATCCTTTAATCAacttccataaaataaaaatacttactgCGAGCGACGAACAATTATAACTAACTCTTAAATATCCTAATttgaattaacttttgaaactaGTTTCAACCCTTTTGTTACCATTTGTTTTggcaaaatttgtttcaaaagcactaattttttaaaaaatattttaatttttaagaactctAAATTAACTATTGTAAATATCAGCATGCTTGAAAGTCAAATGCTATGACATAGCGGGAAAAGTGCGGCTgtgcaaagcaaaaaaaaaaaaaattctcatatcAATCTCTGCAAGATTAAGATTGAGAATGTTTGACTATAcgccgaagagccattacattttgaccaccctgctaataacatgtaggaccacctttagccctcaaaactgttAGCACCTgccatggcattgattccacaaggtgctgataggtagtctgaggtatctggtatcaagcgctcaccaactggtcctgcaattccctcacattgtgAGGGGGTAGTGGGACAGCCGGAATTTGGTTATCCAAGTAgaaccacaaatgctctattggattaaggtcaggtgaatttgggggccaagacttgacttgaaagtcactggaatgttcctcgacaattcgacccttatgacatggtgcattatcctgttggtaaactccatcccccgcaggaaaaactgttgccatgaatgggtgaacctggtctgtaactatgttcaagtagcttacagacgtcagggattttcctatgaggattatgggtcctaatgtgccccatgaaaacattgttcctgggtgaGAAACTGTGAAAACCtaggcgagcccattgttatagatggagggtggtcataatgtaatggctcttcggtgtatatatatttttttaaatgagtaatactaaaaaattttctttgatgtTTACAAATATTGACTGTGGAACAAACTGGAAGATATTTGAgaattttgactgttttttgtttataatgagagatattaaaaatattttccctggTGGTGATAAATTTCCCCCGAACAGTGTTTGCACGTTCGTGTAATACAAATCTGCTTTTAATACAGAATTATTTTGCTCAGTAGCTCTTTCCcttcatattaattataattttaataatagaaaattagcAGTTACAAGGTGCTGGGTATGTATTCTACTTTGATTCCTATTGATACTGATGCATTATATTATTGGAGTCAATAAGTGTGGCTTATGCCAAAAATGTGTTTCTTCTTTgtggtataattaatttttaataagcttcAAATAAACATACTTTGATCACTCACTTTAGGAGAATTCTGACAGCGAAAATTCACAGAGCCTTTTGAATGATGATATTGCTGATTGGAATCCAGACAGTCAGACTTATAAGAATCAAGATTTGAAGAATGTTAGTCCTGTGAAGAAATTCTTGTGTTCCACTGATTTAAATTCAAGTAGTGTGGCTGTACATTCTAATCTTCTTAAAGTCTTACAAAAGAAAGTGAATGACTTGCAGAAGActatcaaaactttaaatttaaaattttctgatactATGAATGAAAATGCAAGACTAGTTGAAGTAAGTTATTATTAGTGTTTTTTGCTTGTTTGGTTTTTAATGTgtgttatatttattgtttatcaaataatttttataatatactttttaaatatactcatttttttttgaaaaatgtttgctgCTGGTGGTTttgacattttcatttttaatgcttcaaaatgttcatactttttttaatgtaactgtaTTTAGAGCTATTTCTTCCCTTTCCAATCAAAAAGCAGTGGTATGAAGGGTCATTATTCTGGTATTCAATTCTTGATTGGTAAAcgttttttgtattaaaaaattagaagtcTTTTGTTGTTTGCTAGACCATTTGTAGGTGTAAAATGGAAGTGAGGTTTTATATACATGACCAGAATGGAATATTGAGTATTGTCCTGTAATAGAGTTTATGGCGTATTGATTAGGGGAATatctttaaggaaaaaatttttttctgttgatctaactaaaaaaaactaaaactaatggCTTTTTATccttctttcttatttttttaagtatttcaaaagtaaaaatccttaaaatcactggttaaaagaaaaaaaagataaattaaaattacaattaaagtaaaattttattactttgtatTTTGCTAGTAAATAGtgtcaaaaatattgtaatgctaaaaattgcttataagtaaactataaataaagtagataaaatttaatttttatgtgttatcTAGGAATTGTTACTGTTATTTATACAGGTGCaatgaaagtgttttttttaaagaatatgctGAGAGGCTTTTCTTCCTGCTCATAAAGCTGTAGTTACTTCATGTTcgtcattgtttttttttttttgtcattttgcttataaaatatatagtatttataattttatgtaataacgCTTTGTTAATGTGCTATTCTTACCAAAATGAACGATTGcttggatttgaaaaattattaaatatacttgtaaaaaaaataaaataataaacttaggAATACAGTTTGTGGGACTCAacgtaaagaaataaatgagaagtgATTTGATTTTGCTAGTTAATGATATAAAACAATGACCTGATATCATTATAGTTAGGTTTCATGGCAGTATGATGACATAGGGACAATTGTCACCAAATGTTCTATAAATGTCGCTAAAATGATATGCATGGGCAACAAAATTTTCGCCATGaactttgtttgaaaattgcaaaataataacgaaaaatagttacttacttttttttttgcatcaaaatccatgcatttgaaaaaaaattttgtactaatTTTATTCTAAGCGTAGGTTAGgtttcagttttaaactttttcaaatgagTAATGGAAAGTGCctggttcaaaaaattttcagtgttgaaatttcaaatttacttgtTTTGCTACACTCTGCAGTCGTGTACTGATAGTGTAATTGTTCatcaataaaacataattttttcctctttttgcaatcttttattaaaaatttttagtataatattttgttaatttttactttctgttttcctcattttttttatttggtctCAGCATTTTAATCTATGTTGAATCTGTTTACTAATATTATGTAAACTTTCTttgcacttaattttaataaattctaatctTTAATCATTATGGGGTAATGATACTAATTAGTTTTAGAGTGTTATAGatagtaattaattacttttgatgAGTACCTTAACATGAATTATACAATTgtgaagtttaatatttttttcttctcaagttTGTCtaccatattaattttttggacCAGTAAATGAATTTCCATTGTTAGTGTGAACCCTAATTATTACTGCAGTGAtatcattattgaaatttatctctttagtcttttatatttttaaaaatttcaataaaaatatttaagtgtgtTATAAACCTAGCAACAATCTCCctctcattttttatattttattttaaatcatgacTGGCCCGTTTGGCATGGCATAGATCGGCCTgtatggtattttttacttactagTTCATCAGTTGATATTTCTCAAATGAATATTCGtgccaagaatttttttaaaattccattgtacttgtacatttttgtacacactttcttaatttcaaaGTCTTAAGGTTTGGTGTAAAGTTAAACACACAAAACAGCAgcagcttaaattttttttatacattgagCTTACTTTtacctaacttaaaatattttacaagactTCTTTCTATTCAACTATgtgtcattattattaataaactagttagaaattaagatttattcttGTTATAAGTTCTAATATGGGATAATCttagaaattaagatttattcttGTTATAAGTTCTAATATGGGATAATCttacttgatttaaaacttca includes these proteins:
- the LOC107441523 gene encoding E3 ubiquitin-protein ligase rnf8 produces the protein MARRNVSQNKITTGSLEKIVGVNSGKKTPLYDYDVILGRSKTAYISSQDPNVSRNHCSLKYTPNGWLIKDLGSVNGTYIDNVRIPSNEHVPLTSGCSIYFGPKEDAPEGYKFEGAKLSNGENELGKRASRKNYCSQKSSDTKAVKRKASPTGMPPQNSSEKRTVIDVIGVPAVGNSNLLVKSNNHSCEEDGYHTDSSISSLDSLKTRIRKANSSQKKKEKRARFCREDNLIGPSTSTGLFRPVPGLERLPFQENSDSENSQSLLNDDIADWNPDSQTYKNQDLKNVSPVKKFLCSTDLNSSSVAVHSNLLKVLQKKVNDLQKTIKTLNLKFSDTMNENARLVEVLKSKEEAEINVKEDFKKLLEDELICNICTELYIKPITLGCSHTFCQHCIFEWKKKKKQCPMCRERIETETTCLFLDNFINKAVEKLDPPSLEKRLELLKKREESQKKKPKRKKSKSNNRRTSNPPEVAEVDREDEVEYLRSRISEIQSYTDDIQSYVDVIDELINDRIPDSGENNSHAYFGGFGRCYNCGRLGHWADDCPH